The following coding sequences are from one Novipirellula caenicola window:
- the ykgO gene encoding type B 50S ribosomal protein L36 produces MKVVSSIGALKYRHPDCQVVKRRGRIYVICKSNPKFKVRQGGAKVKKARR; encoded by the coding sequence ATGAAAGTTGTCAGCAGTATCGGCGCCCTAAAGTACCGCCACCCCGATTGCCAAGTGGTCAAACGCCGCGGCCGAATTTATGTGATTTGCAAAAGCAATCCTAAGTTCAAGGTCCGCCAAGGCGGTGCCAAGGTGAAAAAGGCTCGTCGCTAA